One Onthophagus taurus isolate NC chromosome 11, IU_Otau_3.0, whole genome shotgun sequence genomic window carries:
- the LOC111420857 gene encoding piggyBac transposable element-derived protein 2-like, which produces MFWENASDAHHEIVINGMKRDRFEAILSHFHLANNYELDAEDKYAKIRPLVTMINEKFLCYAPIEEYYSFDESMCKYFGRHGLKQFIRGKPIRFGFKIWCGATRLGYVVNVDPYQGKNGYKEKDDLNLGLGGQLVYKFAKILKSQNPNPFHLFCDNFFTSIKLISELQKIGIRATGTIKENRSEHCPLLTKQNMKKESRGFYDYRVDESQELIVCKWNDNNVVSLCSNSVGINPVHSTTRFSRAGRKRIQIDQPHLIKLYNENMGGVDRMDQNVSKYRIAIHGKKWYWSLITFFIDMAVNNAFQLYRQKYNDLDLLAFRRRIARFYMEHYSKTSKKRNLPCQVTTETRYDGLYHFVCPQENQTRCGLCHTKCTTRCVKCNKGVHVKCFISYHTKCNTI; this is translated from the coding sequence ATGTTCTGGGAAAATGCTAGTGATGCACATCAcgaaattgtaataaatggcATGAAACGTGATCGATTTGAAGCTATCTTATCCCATTTTCATTTAGCCAACAACTATGAACTTGATGCGGAAGATAAATATGCTAAAATACGTCCATTAGTGACAATGATAAAtgagaaatttttatgttatgcGCCTATTGAAGAGTACTACAGTTTTGACGAATCCATGTGCAAATATTTTGGACGCCACGGACTCAAGCAATTTATACGCGGCAAACCGATACGATTTGGGTTCAAGATTTGGTGTGGTGCAACACGATTAGGCTATGTTGTTAACGTTGATCCGTATCAAGGCAAAAACGGATATAAAGAAAAGGACGATCTAAATCTGGGTTTGGGAGGGCAGcttgtttataaatttgctaaaattttaaaatctcaaaatccGAACccatttcatttattttgtgACAACTTTTTCACTAgcataaaattgatttcagaGTTGCAAAAAATAGGAATAAGAGCTACAGGAACGATAAAAGAGAACAGGTCCGAGCATTGTCCTTTACTAACAAAACAGAATATGAAAAAGGAAAGCAGGGGTTTCTACGACTACAGAGTGGATGAATCACAAGAGCTAATAGTATGCAAATGGAATGACAATAATGTGGTCAGTTTGTGCTCTAATTCAGTTGGAATAAATCCAGTACATTCTACTACTCGTTTCTCCCGAGCAGGACGAAAACGCATTCAGATTGACCAGCCACATCTCATCAAActttataatgaaaatatgGGTGGAGTAGATAGGATGGATCAAAATGTCAGTAAATATAGGATCGCTATACATGGAAAAAAGTGGTATTGGTCTCTAATAACATTCTTCATTGATATGGCAGTAAATAATGCATTCCAGCTATATCGACAAAAATATAATGACCTTGATCTGCTTGCCTTCCGTCGTCGCATTGCTCGATTTTATATGGAGCATTACTCAAAAACTtcgaaaaaacgaaatttaccTTGTCAAGTAACCACGGAAACTCGGTACGATGGCTTATATCACTTTGTTTGTCCGCAAGAAAATCAAACACGTTGTGGCTTATGTCATACCAAATGTACCACACGCTGCGTCAAGTGTAACAAAGGTGTTCATGTTAAGTGTTTTATCAGTTACCATACAAAATGtaatacaatataa